One window from the genome of Fulvivirga lutea encodes:
- a CDS encoding DUF7010 family protein, whose product MVEKDLLSLRVDLAKRSKWNIGYFASGCFFWIFVGFVTNNYSVEKSRIYLVLGTFFIFPMALLLSKIFKADPFSTKNTLGKLIGITHMCVVFFSLPLVVLTAMTEPNSLILVMAVLYCLDFYVMAWSFGTWIFTAHAILRIIIVTLIYMVFPAYIFTIIPFSIAFLYLITIIFSQILRKRWINNQVNNLK is encoded by the coding sequence ATGGTTGAGAAAGACTTATTGTCATTGAGGGTAGACCTTGCAAAACGAAGTAAATGGAATATTGGATATTTCGCTTCAGGTTGTTTTTTCTGGATTTTTGTTGGATTCGTCACTAACAACTATTCTGTTGAAAAATCAAGAATTTACCTGGTACTGGGTACTTTCTTTATTTTTCCCATGGCATTACTATTATCAAAAATTTTTAAAGCCGATCCTTTCTCCACCAAAAATACTCTTGGGAAATTGATAGGTATTACACACATGTGTGTTGTATTTTTCTCACTGCCACTTGTTGTATTGACAGCTATGACTGAACCTAATTCCCTCATTCTAGTCATGGCCGTTTTGTATTGTTTAGACTTTTATGTCATGGCCTGGTCTTTTGGAACATGGATATTCACAGCGCACGCTATCTTAAGAATTATCATAGTTACTCTGATTTATATGGTCTTTCCAGCTTATATATTTACCATTATTCCATTCTCAATTGCTTTTCTGTACTTGATAACTATAATTTTCTCACAAATTTTGAGAAAAAGATGGATAAACAATCAGGTTAATAATCTAAAATAG
- a CDS encoding VOC family protein, with amino-acid sequence MKNRLVHFAIHTDNTERARNFYDAVFDWGFNKYGPSDFLQINSDKTEDGQLIRALQARKYSPVSEKLIGLECTIGVENLDDTIERVKKHNGQLVMSKTAIPNVGWVAKFLDTEGNLICAMQFDNTAR; translated from the coding sequence ATGAAAAACAGACTAGTTCATTTTGCCATACACACAGATAATACTGAACGTGCCAGAAATTTTTATGATGCTGTTTTTGATTGGGGCTTTAACAAATATGGACCATCCGATTTTTTACAAATTAATTCTGATAAAACTGAAGATGGTCAACTAATTAGGGCACTTCAGGCAAGGAAATATTCTCCCGTTTCTGAAAAGCTGATTGGTTTGGAGTGTACCATTGGTGTAGAGAACCTTGACGACACTATTGAACGTGTAAAAAAACATAACGGTCAATTAGTAATGTCCAAAACGGCTATTCCCAATGTTGGTTGGGTGGCTAAGTTCTTAGATACAGAAGGTAATCTCATCTGTGCAATGCAGTTCGATAATACTGCCAGATGA
- a CDS encoding PhzF family phenazine biosynthesis protein — MKLIQTYIVDSFTEKPFKGNPAGVCLVDNEIEANTMLEIAKELGLSETAFVRKLDNSKHHSIRYFSPKKEIALCGHATLAASKVLFNNDKKLKDLILETGEMKILDINKNGDYISMEFPAYNLEQIHLPKSLLEALGIDEFIYTAINREMNMLLIEIANAKQLKQLQPHYDKLISSYDDIDGVAVTSKSDQAEMDYELRYFWPWSGTNEDPVTGATQTFLAKYWANKLGKTEMRAFQSSERTGVVEVKLLSDHKVLISGNAHILLSGSLML, encoded by the coding sequence ATGAAACTAATACAGACTTATATAGTGGATTCATTTACCGAAAAACCATTCAAAGGAAATCCAGCAGGAGTTTGCTTGGTAGATAATGAAATTGAAGCAAATACAATGTTAGAAATCGCTAAGGAGTTGGGGTTGTCAGAAACGGCTTTTGTACGAAAACTTGACAATTCTAAGCACCATTCTATCAGATATTTTTCTCCAAAGAAAGAAATAGCTTTATGCGGTCATGCTACGCTAGCAGCATCTAAAGTGCTATTTAACAATGACAAAAAATTAAAAGATTTAATTCTAGAAACAGGCGAGATGAAAATATTAGACATTAATAAAAATGGCGATTACATTTCGATGGAGTTTCCGGCATATAATTTAGAGCAAATACATCTTCCAAAAAGTTTATTAGAAGCACTTGGAATAGACGAATTTATATACACTGCTATTAATAGGGAGATGAATATGTTATTAATTGAAATTGCCAATGCAAAGCAATTAAAGCAACTCCAACCCCATTATGATAAACTAATTTCATCATACGATGATATTGACGGGGTAGCAGTGACCTCAAAATCCGATCAAGCAGAGATGGATTATGAATTGCGTTATTTTTGGCCTTGGAGTGGCACCAATGAAGATCCTGTGACAGGTGCCACACAAACTTTTCTTGCGAAATATTGGGCAAATAAGCTAGGCAAAACGGAAATGAGGGCCTTTCAAAGTTCTGAAAGAACGGGAGTAGTTGAGGTGAAATTATTGAGTGATCATAAAGTTTTAATATCAGGTAATGCACATATTTTACTGTCAGGTAGTTTAATGTTGTAG
- the bla gene encoding subclass B1 metallo-beta-lactamase, long type — protein MRPYLLIFFFLVSILSHGQEIAISDCLKIIRLSDSIYMHSCKNNNGLIYFKDGEAIIVSTPDSDHETQKLIDWVQSKYKIVAYVIDRWHPDAMGGLRQVQSNNIKSYSYEGTRFLAKEKNLPIPEFGFDNKLEIQIGNAKVVCHFLGEAHTSDGIVVWFPEERILFGGNEIRNLEGWVGNIADANLSEWSETVRKIKAEYGDAEIIVPGHGSPGGQKLIDYTIELYDFNKNQKSRFAYQVKDLIVLDIIDGFKFIATESKKVQKEVHYKNGLVFFYGKGQSIEIIADLYSYDLKKRTLYVPSGFLKIDSHNRSECFHFNELHMGLRDDEVEYTIVIKEVTEL, from the coding sequence ATGAGACCATATCTATTGATATTCTTTTTTCTAGTTTCAATCTTGAGCCATGGGCAAGAAATAGCGATCTCTGATTGCTTGAAAATCATTAGATTGAGTGATAGTATTTACATGCACTCATGCAAAAACAATAATGGTCTTATCTATTTTAAAGATGGAGAAGCAATCATTGTATCCACACCAGATTCAGATCACGAAACCCAAAAATTGATTGATTGGGTTCAAAGTAAATACAAAATTGTAGCTTATGTTATAGACAGATGGCATCCCGATGCGATGGGAGGCTTGAGACAGGTTCAGTCAAATAATATTAAATCATACTCTTATGAAGGAACAAGATTTCTTGCTAAAGAAAAAAATCTACCAATACCTGAGTTCGGGTTTGATAATAAGTTGGAAATACAAATTGGGAATGCAAAAGTCGTTTGTCACTTCTTAGGAGAAGCCCATACCTCTGATGGAATCGTTGTTTGGTTTCCAGAAGAAAGAATTCTATTTGGTGGTAATGAAATACGAAATCTCGAAGGCTGGGTGGGCAATATAGCAGATGCAAATTTAAGTGAGTGGTCTGAAACAGTCAGAAAGATAAAAGCAGAGTATGGAGATGCAGAAATAATCGTGCCTGGACATGGCTCGCCAGGTGGGCAGAAGTTGATTGATTATACGATAGAACTATATGATTTTAACAAAAATCAAAAAAGCCGCTTTGCTTATCAGGTGAAAGATTTAATAGTCTTAGATATTATTGATGGATTTAAGTTTATTGCTACTGAAAGCAAGAAAGTACAGAAAGAAGTTCACTATAAAAATGGTTTGGTTTTTTTTTATGGAAAAGGACAATCCATTGAAATAATTGCTGACTTATATAGTTATGACCTTAAAAAACGAACTCTTTACGTACCAAGTGGTTTTTTAAAAATTGATTCCCACAATAGGTCTGAATGTTTTCATTTTAATGAACTTCATATGGGATTAAGAGATGATGAAGTTGAATATACGATAGTAATTAAAGAAGTAACAGAGTTATGA
- a CDS encoding type I restriction endonuclease subunit R, translating to MQELTVQKAAIEWLQSLGYTNQEGNSLTRDLKKVVLEESLLNFLKRTYPDVPSTALHEALSAFTQHEGMDVDHRNQDFHRKMTQGVSISWKDAQGKEYAKHIYPLNYEEPEANEFICADEVTIIGKNTRRTDLLIYINGLPLVVFEFKNMFDAEVGVDNAHRQIGHYLQDIPQLFDYNAITILSDGREALHGMYGASFKWFTPWKSLYGEEIVNKAELQLETLLKGLFPKATLLNYLKNFIFHEDHNGKIIKKGAKYHQYWGITKAAQSALKNVKPLGDGRLGVIWHTQGSGKSISMAILTGILRSLPQLKNPTIVIQVDRSDLDQQLYENFVLCKDLVGEVQHAETTDELRTLLSTDGGGVIFTTIEKFRLKELEEGKEVSHPVLSERYNLIVMADEAHRTQYGFKDGGFAQNIRIALPNASFIGFTGTPVDSKGADTELVFGDTIHTYDIKQAVEDGATVPIYYEPKMVPLNIKAEYAKELEAIEEGEEDDVKGVWAAVEDAAGAEDRVNTVANDILTHFKARIASLDGKAMVVCMSRRNCVKMYDALTALPDCPEVAVIMTSNIGKDPEAWNPHVRTKDSMEAIKKRFRTPEDPLKMVIVRDMWLTGFDAPCVHTMYVDKIMKGHNLMQAIARVNRVFEDKPNGLVVDFIGISGFLAEATKKYTGSGGAGKPTVDIDAAVELCLEQFEKVKDLCGDFDLEEIKAMSDAEQLSWSNSLVDKLLKSDTVTDEFLREEKKLSELVAMTNSDKRIWPIQEEVGMIQKIRDVIRKIKYPPGARRAKNDRIKDLISKSLESHKIVDLAAMYDLDKIDISIIDDSFQAIVKEKGGENIKIELLRRIINDEIKVRMVKNIKKMTSLKEELEKVLGNYHKNSLDSIAAIKHLIDIANEFKNDDKRTKELGLSEDELAFYDLLSANQSIINEAGPIQDLVHGVVASVKKNLQLDWTKKEDAKAAIRLAVKKELKGKVPFSALDKILQEVIEQAEGQYKDWPMMG from the coding sequence ATGCAAGAACTCACTGTACAGAAGGCGGCCATCGAGTGGTTGCAATCCCTCGGATACACAAATCAGGAAGGCAATAGCCTCACTCGTGATTTAAAAAAGGTAGTGCTGGAGGAGTCTTTACTAAATTTTCTAAAGCGCACCTATCCCGATGTGCCTTCTACAGCCTTACATGAAGCTCTATCTGCCTTTACGCAGCATGAGGGCATGGATGTCGATCATCGGAACCAGGATTTCCATCGCAAAATGACACAAGGCGTTTCCATTTCATGGAAGGATGCTCAGGGAAAGGAATATGCCAAGCATATCTATCCCCTCAATTATGAAGAGCCTGAAGCCAATGAGTTTATCTGTGCAGATGAAGTCACTATCATCGGTAAAAACACCCGCAGAACAGATTTGCTCATTTACATCAATGGCCTGCCATTGGTGGTGTTTGAGTTCAAAAACATGTTCGATGCTGAGGTTGGTGTAGACAATGCCCATCGTCAGATCGGCCATTACCTGCAAGACATCCCGCAGCTGTTTGATTACAATGCCATCACCATCCTGTCAGATGGTAGAGAGGCGTTGCACGGCATGTATGGTGCTTCATTCAAATGGTTTACCCCATGGAAGAGTTTGTATGGAGAAGAGATAGTGAACAAAGCAGAGCTGCAATTAGAAACGTTGCTCAAAGGCTTATTCCCAAAGGCTACGCTACTCAATTACCTGAAGAATTTCATCTTTCATGAAGACCATAACGGCAAGATCATCAAGAAAGGGGCTAAGTACCATCAGTATTGGGGCATTACCAAGGCCGCGCAAAGCGCACTCAAAAACGTAAAGCCTTTGGGTGATGGTAGGCTTGGGGTCATTTGGCATACGCAGGGTTCCGGCAAAAGTATTTCCATGGCCATCCTTACCGGCATATTGCGGTCGCTGCCACAGTTAAAAAATCCAACCATTGTCATTCAGGTAGACCGTTCAGATTTAGATCAGCAACTGTATGAAAACTTCGTGCTTTGCAAAGACCTGGTAGGTGAGGTGCAACATGCCGAAACCACCGATGAGCTGAGAACCTTGTTGAGTACTGATGGAGGGGGTGTAATTTTTACCACCATTGAGAAGTTTAGGCTCAAGGAATTGGAAGAAGGCAAAGAGGTGTCTCATCCCGTTTTATCAGAACGTTATAACCTTATTGTAATGGCTGATGAAGCACACAGAACCCAATATGGTTTTAAAGATGGTGGTTTCGCACAAAATATAAGAATAGCCTTGCCCAATGCATCCTTTATTGGGTTTACCGGCACACCCGTAGATAGTAAAGGAGCAGACACGGAACTAGTGTTTGGAGATACCATCCACACCTATGACATCAAACAAGCAGTAGAAGATGGAGCCACGGTGCCTATTTATTACGAACCTAAGATGGTGCCTCTGAATATTAAAGCAGAATACGCCAAAGAGCTGGAGGCCATTGAAGAAGGTGAAGAAGATGATGTGAAGGGCGTATGGGCAGCAGTAGAAGATGCCGCAGGTGCTGAAGATCGAGTAAATACAGTAGCCAATGATATTCTCACACATTTTAAGGCCAGAATCGCCTCGTTAGATGGTAAAGCCATGGTGGTGTGTATGAGCAGGAGAAATTGTGTAAAGATGTATGATGCGCTTACCGCATTGCCAGACTGCCCGGAGGTTGCAGTAATAATGACCAGTAATATTGGTAAAGATCCTGAAGCATGGAATCCGCACGTCCGCACTAAAGATAGCATGGAGGCAATTAAAAAGCGTTTCCGCACACCTGAAGATCCATTGAAAATGGTGATTGTTCGGGATATGTGGCTTACCGGTTTTGACGCACCCTGTGTGCATACCATGTATGTAGACAAAATCATGAAAGGTCATAACCTGATGCAGGCCATTGCGCGGGTAAACAGGGTATTTGAAGATAAACCTAATGGTTTGGTGGTCGATTTTATAGGTATCTCAGGGTTCTTAGCCGAAGCCACCAAGAAATATACAGGCTCAGGAGGTGCAGGAAAACCCACGGTAGATATTGATGCAGCCGTGGAGTTATGTTTGGAGCAATTTGAGAAGGTAAAGGATTTGTGTGGTGACTTTGATTTGGAAGAGATCAAAGCCATGTCTGATGCTGAGCAGTTAAGCTGGTCTAATAGTTTGGTGGATAAGCTGCTCAAATCAGATACCGTAACGGATGAATTTTTAAGAGAAGAGAAGAAGCTCTCTGAGCTAGTGGCCATGACTAATTCTGACAAACGCATTTGGCCAATTCAGGAGGAAGTGGGAATGATTCAGAAAATTAGGGATGTCATCAGGAAGATAAAATATCCGCCAGGTGCGAGGCGAGCAAAGAATGATCGCATCAAAGACCTCATTAGTAAATCCTTAGAGTCGCACAAGATTGTTGATTTGGCTGCCATGTACGATCTGGATAAGATTGATATTTCCATTATTGATGATTCCTTTCAGGCCATTGTTAAAGAAAAGGGTGGAGAGAATATTAAGATTGAACTTCTAAGGAGAATCATCAATGATGAGATCAAGGTGAGGATGGTGAAGAACATTAAGAAAATGACCAGCCTGAAGGAGGAGTTAGAAAAAGTGTTGGGCAACTACCATAAAAACAGCTTAGATTCCATTGCGGCTATTAAGCATTTGATAGATATAGCCAATGAGTTCAAAAATGATGATAAAAGAACCAAAGAGCTGGGCTTGTCTGAAGATGAATTGGCCTTTTATGATCTCCTGTCTGCCAATCAATCAATCATAAATGAAGCGGGCCCAATTCAGGATTTAGTGCATGGGGTAGTGGCATCAGTCAAGAAGAACCTTCAACTCGACTGGACCAAGAAAGAAGATGCCAAGGCAGCCATTCGCCTAGCAGTGAAGAAAGAGCTGAAAGGGAAAGTGCCGTTTTCAGCATTAGATAAAATACTTCAAGAAGTAATCGAACAAGCCGAAGGCCAGTATAAAGATTGGCCGATGATGGGGTAA
- a CDS encoding class I SAM-dependent methyltransferase, whose product MIEAKPYYDQIGINYSNLRKPDSRIQSSINKELATAKTVLNIGAGTGSYEPKNKDVIAVEPSEIMIKQRPYDAAPVIKASAENLPFSDKQFDWAIGILTIHHWDDLELGLSEMQRTSHNQLLFTWDPDHPGFWMSQDYFPEVLQIDKSIFPAIGKIQRILKNVEVIKVPIPFDCSDGFGSAYWRRPEAYLSSNVRNATSTFNKIKNTEMGLLKLSRDLQSGFWFKKYGHLLELTEIDLGFCILISKNSL is encoded by the coding sequence ATGATTGAGGCTAAGCCATATTACGATCAAATAGGTATAAATTACTCCAATCTGCGTAAACCTGATAGCAGAATTCAATCAAGTATAAATAAAGAATTAGCCACGGCTAAAACTGTATTGAATATAGGGGCAGGAACAGGCTCATACGAACCCAAAAATAAAGATGTTATTGCCGTAGAACCTTCTGAAATAATGATTAAGCAGAGACCTTATGATGCTGCTCCGGTAATAAAAGCTTCGGCAGAAAATTTACCCTTTTCCGATAAACAATTTGATTGGGCGATAGGTATTTTAACTATTCATCATTGGGATGATTTAGAGCTTGGTCTGAGTGAAATGCAGAGAACGTCACATAATCAATTATTGTTCACATGGGATCCTGATCATCCTGGGTTTTGGATGTCACAAGATTATTTTCCGGAAGTCCTTCAAATTGACAAATCAATCTTCCCGGCTATTGGTAAAATACAACGTATATTAAAAAACGTAGAGGTGATTAAAGTTCCTATTCCATTTGACTGCAGTGATGGTTTTGGTTCCGCATATTGGCGTAGACCAGAAGCATATTTATCTTCTAATGTCCGTAATGCAACGTCTACTTTTAACAAAATTAAGAATACTGAGATGGGGCTTCTTAAACTAAGTAGAGATTTACAATCAGGTTTTTGGTTTAAAAAATATGGTCATCTTTTAGAGTTAACCGAGATTGATCTAGGGTTTTGCATTTTAATCTCTAAAAATAGCCTCTAA
- a CDS encoding flavodoxin family protein, producing the protein MRKVIILGSARKDGETKKVVTELINISGWDMIDLTDFNISHFDYQHSNRNDDYINLLKRITENYDVLIFATPVYWYSMSGIMKVFFDRITDLLRIEKDIGRKLRNKFMAVISCSNGDNLEDSFWLPFKKSAEHLGINYITGLHTYQDSIDHEKIADFKRIIEEKTTLKNS; encoded by the coding sequence GTGAGAAAAGTAATTATTTTAGGAAGCGCAAGAAAGGATGGTGAGACTAAAAAAGTTGTCACTGAATTAATCAATATTTCAGGCTGGGACATGATTGATTTGACTGATTTTAATATTTCTCATTTTGACTATCAACATTCAAATCGAAATGATGATTACATCAATTTATTAAAAAGAATAACAGAAAATTATGATGTACTGATTTTTGCCACACCAGTTTATTGGTACTCAATGAGCGGAATAATGAAAGTATTTTTCGACAGAATAACTGATTTATTGAGAATAGAGAAAGATATTGGACGTAAACTAAGAAATAAATTTATGGCTGTTATAAGTTGTTCTAATGGTGACAATTTGGAAGATAGCTTTTGGCTTCCATTTAAAAAATCAGCTGAACATTTAGGCATTAATTATATTACTGGTTTGCATACTTATCAAGATAGTATTGACCACGAAAAAATTGCTGACTTTAAACGGATTATTGAAGAAAAAACGACACTTAAGAATAGTTAA
- a CDS encoding Crp/Fnr family transcriptional regulator encodes MNSLNHSKDLYNVVVENFHEILKLQRFKKGDIVHSEGKICHNLYFVRLGILRAYYFKEDKDITAHFAFQKESITAPDAFILNKPSKYSIEALEDSEVFSVNNIELENYLDQNPDLERLARKFTQAIYLELLERLEGLVFLSAKERYEALLIRNSQLPLNVNLGHIASYLGITQETLSRIRAQ; translated from the coding sequence ATGAATAGTTTAAATCATAGTAAAGATCTTTATAACGTAGTAGTTGAAAATTTTCATGAGATATTAAAATTGCAGCGGTTTAAAAAGGGGGACATCGTTCATTCTGAAGGTAAAATATGTCATAATTTATATTTTGTTAGATTAGGAATTTTAAGGGCTTATTATTTTAAAGAGGATAAAGACATTACAGCTCATTTCGCATTTCAAAAAGAATCCATAACAGCTCCAGACGCATTTATACTCAATAAACCAAGTAAATACAGTATAGAAGCTCTTGAAGATTCTGAGGTTTTTTCTGTAAATAATATTGAATTGGAAAACTATCTTGATCAAAATCCAGACTTGGAAAGGCTTGCAAGAAAATTTACCCAGGCTATTTATTTGGAATTACTGGAACGCCTTGAGGGTTTGGTGTTTTTATCTGCAAAAGAGAGGTATGAAGCGTTGCTTATTCGTAATTCTCAGCTACCCTTAAACGTTAATCTAGGCCATATCGCTTCTTACCTAGGCATCACGCAAGAAACACTCAGTCGTATTAGGGCTCAGTGA
- a CDS encoding DinB family protein, translating into MDKKSIIDTLNKSHRQFEQYLSSLTKEEFEVCKNGKWSAGQDLDHILKSLEPLSKILSNKEYIITNFGKGNGVSNDYDVVISRYKSKLNEGATAFGQFIPEKISWNKKTYLLQLLRQLIENITESLQLYTEEELDKLLLPHPLLGTLTVREMLHFTNYHVIHHQDNIIRNLELK; encoded by the coding sequence ATGGACAAAAAATCTATCATTGACACATTAAATAAAAGTCATAGGCAATTTGAGCAATATTTATCCTCACTGACAAAAGAAGAATTTGAAGTCTGTAAGAACGGGAAGTGGAGTGCTGGCCAGGATCTTGATCATATTCTAAAAAGCTTGGAACCTTTGTCAAAAATACTCTCAAACAAAGAGTACATAATTACTAATTTTGGTAAAGGCAATGGGGTTTCGAATGACTATGACGTAGTAATTAGTCGTTATAAAAGCAAACTTAATGAAGGTGCTACTGCTTTTGGTCAATTTATTCCTGAGAAAATAAGCTGGAATAAAAAAACCTATCTTCTTCAATTGCTGCGGCAGTTGATTGAAAATATCACCGAATCTCTTCAACTATACACCGAAGAAGAATTGGACAAATTATTGCTCCCCCATCCCTTATTAGGTACTTTGACTGTTAGAGAAATGTTGCACTTCACAAATTATCATGTTATCCATCATCAAGATAACATTATCAGAAATTTGGAGTTAAAATAA
- a CDS encoding helix-turn-helix domain-containing protein, with protein MELDQLLIDTQINIGEKIKSLRKSKGISTIEMSRRCLMDSGNYVRIEQGKLNLTLKTLLKVCLALNIELKDLIK; from the coding sequence ATGGAACTTGACCAACTCTTAATCGATACTCAAATTAACATCGGAGAGAAAATAAAGTCTCTTAGAAAATCTAAAGGTATTAGTACTATTGAAATGAGCAGAAGATGCCTAATGGATTCTGGCAACTATGTTCGAATTGAGCAAGGCAAATTAAACCTCACCCTGAAGACATTACTTAAAGTATGCCTCGCCTTAAATATCGAACTAAAAGATCTAATAAAGTAA
- a CDS encoding glycosyltransferase — MKILLTSIGTRGDIEPFVAIGEILNKEGHEVAYSFPEQFKSLITDKSNYHPLSEKAIELIESKDGRIVMGKASLFHKLRALFRLYIKSLQVNRILMQQQYEIVEYENPDLIIHNVKCIYPFLWGLKHAKQTILVSPVPYFIYYVSGHSHIGFNKNFGSLINSLTYKLSNFGLIKTINVSQKYLPQDQKFSKTEIKNTLFQKKLIYTISPSIFQRPDNWPENVQVLGYHERDKMNDWTPNLTILEFLSKYPKVLFLTFGSMVNSHSEENSELIYALLVRLEIPTIINTAAGGLIKIRKYATTEHLHFVEHIPYNWILSRVYAVIHHGGSGTTHLALKYACPTLIIPHIIDQFGWNKLVHKLGVGPKGISINKLSAKRLKPLICDLLQNKKYKRKVDDISFKMRNEHYEERLSRFIFNN, encoded by the coding sequence ATGAAAATACTACTAACATCTATAGGCACAAGAGGGGACATAGAACCGTTTGTAGCAATTGGCGAAATTCTAAATAAAGAAGGTCATGAGGTAGCCTATTCTTTTCCTGAACAGTTCAAATCACTTATAACCGATAAGTCCAACTATCATCCGCTCTCTGAAAAAGCAATTGAATTAATCGAAAGTAAAGATGGAAGAATAGTAATGGGCAAGGCCAGTCTATTCCATAAACTAAGAGCCTTGTTTAGGTTATATATAAAATCCCTGCAGGTAAATCGTATTCTGATGCAGCAGCAATATGAAATTGTAGAATATGAAAACCCTGATTTGATAATTCATAATGTAAAATGTATCTATCCTTTTTTATGGGGCTTGAAACATGCAAAACAAACCATTTTAGTAAGCCCTGTTCCATATTTCATATATTATGTTTCTGGTCACTCTCACATTGGTTTCAATAAGAATTTTGGATCGTTAATCAACAGCCTTACGTATAAACTTTCAAATTTTGGGTTGATTAAAACCATTAATGTTTCACAGAAGTATTTGCCACAAGATCAAAAATTTTCTAAGACAGAAATAAAAAACACGTTGTTTCAAAAGAAACTAATTTATACTATTTCTCCATCTATTTTTCAACGCCCTGACAATTGGCCAGAAAATGTTCAAGTCTTAGGTTATCATGAGAGAGATAAAATGAATGATTGGACTCCTAATTTAACCATACTTGAATTCTTAAGTAAGTATCCAAAGGTACTGTTTCTAACTTTTGGAAGTATGGTCAATTCGCACTCTGAAGAGAATTCGGAACTTATTTATGCACTTCTAGTGCGATTAGAAATTCCAACTATAATTAATACTGCCGCTGGTGGATTAATTAAAATTCGGAAGTACGCAACTACAGAGCATTTGCATTTTGTAGAACACATCCCTTATAATTGGATTTTGAGCAGAGTTTATGCAGTAATACACCATGGGGGCTCTGGCACTACACATTTAGCTCTTAAATATGCCTGTCCAACTTTAATTATACCTCACATTATTGACCAATTTGGTTGGAATAAATTAGTGCATAAGTTGGGAGTTGGTCCGAAAGGAATCTCTATTAATAAACTTTCAGCCAAACGGCTCAAACCTCTTATTTGCGACTTATTACAAAATAAAAAATATAAAAGAAAAGTAGATGATATATCATTCAAGATGAGAAATGAGCACTATGAGGAGCGGCTCTCTCGCTTTATTTTCAACAACTAA
- a CDS encoding DUF1801 domain-containing protein, translating into MRSSRPIHPNFQYWLDMKEQYLIELFCDLRQFILSVYPDSNEILYHTHALATVFSISEKMSDAFCVVPVYTNHLNLGFNKGTVLNDCDNLLVGIGKLMRHVPIQKPEDYRNAQIKMLLQDAINFTISDTEEPITTRGKTVSKIKIE; encoded by the coding sequence ATGAGAAGTTCAAGACCAATACATCCAAATTTTCAATATTGGTTAGACATGAAAGAGCAGTACTTAATTGAACTGTTCTGCGATTTACGTCAATTTATACTTAGTGTATACCCTGATAGTAATGAAATACTTTACCACACTCATGCATTAGCCACAGTTTTCTCAATTTCTGAAAAAATGTCGGATGCTTTTTGTGTAGTACCAGTTTACACAAATCATTTGAATTTAGGGTTTAACAAAGGCACTGTATTGAATGATTGTGATAATTTATTAGTTGGCATCGGGAAATTAATGAGACATGTTCCTATTCAAAAACCTGAAGATTATCGAAACGCTCAAATAAAAATGTTGTTACAAGATGCCATTAATTTTACTATTTCAGATACAGAGGAACCAATAACAACACGTGGAAAAACGGTTTCAAAAATAAAAATAGAGTAA